Within Vicia villosa cultivar HV-30 ecotype Madison, WI linkage group LG1, Vvil1.0, whole genome shotgun sequence, the genomic segment ggtccagccccaatgaggaattagggatgccaaattccccctcaaacaagagaggtcctgcctaacctctgtgtcatatcatgtgtttgttgcatatatgtatttgtttattttgtttattctgtatcgggaaagggcttgattcccccttgtggtgagaaatcctatacccggatttgagtgcaacataagataggatggaggatgtcttcccggtgaaggccctctaatcttggttcacaattctactcttgggatttgcctggctggttgtgattaactgcgccactgcattccgagactgatttgtaccaggaggacctagaaacacattaaccccacttaaagccttttttaggacgtagagcggtgattacggaagtaattgtcacgcagatactacactcagagaaaactctcttatagataccaatcaacgtatctttaaggttgagcaaaaactctgagacccctagaacccgttctacaggtacaaaaatccttaaccttagtttaccattggggcgggatttgcgttttgacttcatgaccactatacccttcaacgccatgtttgtttaaaactcttgtgtgtgcattcatgcattcatgcatcattccttaataaacaactaaaaacaaaaagagtctttttcgagtcgtttttcaaggaaactaaataacaaacgttttgaacttcatagaaagagagaaacggagaaaggacttaaggatctataccatggattatggaagaaagagagctaggaaatacaccttcaagattccctaggtcgaggaactgggaaagctcggaaaactggtggtcaacccccaggctttcaaggagaagtatggaaaacttctgcctttgctcaataccaacatggtggatgggatccttcccaccttggtacagttttacgatccaacgtatcactgcttcacctttccagattatcagctcatgcctacgttagaggagtactctcgtctgattggaatacccgtgtacgtgcaagatccgtactccggtttggaaaagaatcctgatgacattatcattgctgcaactactcctttgaacgtagtcgacatcNNNNNNNNNNNNNNNNNNNNNNNNNNNNNNNNNNNNNNNNNNNNNNNNNNNNNNNNNNNNNNNNNNNNNNNNNNNNNNNNNNNNNNNNNNNNNNNNNNNNAATAGAGAAAACgtagaaattttccaaaagatatcatcgcaaatgaatcgaatggcagaattcatgggagtaccaccacctaaaaggaaagacaaacagcctgtgaatcaagaagagaggcctattttggaacgtgtgcaagatatggttcccccacctaggacggttcctagggatataggcccctcacgaaggacggagtcgttcgaaaagactccggtaattaacttggaggattcaagtcaaaggaccgtcccctttcgacaagaaatggaggaagaacgacccagattgaggattttgggtagggacgatcatccagatgagattgtccaaagagttagaagagaaaatctggccacagaaaataatttaactgccatgatagaaagggttatggccaataatggccttagtactggactcagacgtccaaattatacatcccctatatcagattatatcatgcaaacagaattgcctaggggaactaaggttcctaaattcacaaaattttctggcgaaactaatgagtcaactgtggaacatattgctagatatttaacagaagcaggagacttagcgggaaacgaggatctaaggattaaatatttccctagttcgctgacaaaaaatgcgtttatttggttcactactttgccaccaaattcgatagacgcatgggcatacttagaaaggttgttccacgagcaattctacatgggtcaaactaagataagtctgaaagaattggccagtgttaaaagaaaattcgcagagacaattgatgactacttaaataggttccgcctgttgaaatcaagatgttttacaacggttccggaacatgaactcgtcgaaatggctgcgggtggtttggattattcaataagaaagaaactagatacccaatacctcagggacatggcccaattagcagatagggttcgacaggtcgaacgcctgaaggcagaaaaagctagggcaaataaaagctataagaaagaaagagtggcgtacgtcgaagccgagaatgttgatgaggagtctttcaatgactcatatagccctgaagaagtcgaaatagacttggctgaattaaaagaagcgccaccttatgcttgcaaattgttaaatccagcaaatggaaaaaacccagtagaaaatgataagaatgataggttccctaagaaaacttatacatttgacattaccaaatgtgatgaaatatttgatttactggtaaaagatggccaaatgatactacccccaaattccaaaattcctccgttggaacaacggaagaaaagaggtttctgtaaatatcatggttttttaggccataaaacttctcaatgttttcttttcagggatctaattcaaaatgctctcaatgatggaaggttgaagtttgctgacaaaaccaagaatcaaatgagggtagattcaaatcctctgaacattgctgacgctagcctctgtgaggtagaagatatcaacatggtggaggcgtctgaagtcgaagttgtagaaactaaatcaaagttcaatggaaagcaggctactgaaagcctaaatggtgacataatcttcaatactgatgttgaagaatcttccaaggcagagataactgaagcctcgaaggaagaaagcagcgaggccactgaagacctcaggatgaaactccagaaaatacaaatctctgaagttcctccagtagcagttaacatggtcagtgccagacgcccagtgtctgagtttggcgaattagagacttggttaacaaggcaaaatgggggcatcgaagctccacaaaaaactgaaagcctcaaagaatatctttggaaatgtcacgagagaagcggtggtaagcaatggatgtgtccaaggtgctcgatcatgctgaatcgaagagtcgaagccaacttcgagagggctcggcgcgaaagatgggaacatccaggaagagagccaaatcccctgctacaactatatccaaagatggatgaaagcttggtaggatttttggtcagatgccacaaaggaaacactgaagttgctctgtgtcccagatgtggggcagtctatgatgaaagactcgcacgatcattcgaacgcatatactgccatatgagtagggaaactcaggggttgcgtcctaacctttatggtttcgacatatggactccgacaaagaggcctgatagtccacaccctagagctcgaagagtgactttcaaagtccctgcgaatgcacccagggataggtggatacaagctgatgcaagaaccaacaaatggcgaagctgggaccaaggaggaagaactgcaatggcatataggaaacaatttcaaagaccaaatcgagaggcgaatcgattggagaattataagggaaaaaatcctatgtctcgatcccagtggagaaggcatcagaggataaaaaagtctcagaaggaatacaggccaagagaagttggagaatctagtagcaaccaagtctcataccagggggcaaagttaaacaaacctccggtggaacgcaggttgttcgaagctgagaaactcttagatgaagaagagaagatgcgttcaaattcctggaaagaagaggatagaatgacaaatgattttgattccgatggagtgtcatccataaatcttaattgtaatgtagtatctgtactccctcacgagtttaaccaggaagttgaagtagaagactgcgaagaggctgatatcgaagaaatgacaaaacacagacctgtgtgttactatgtgctgaataatggtgcagtagaagaacagaatgctttcttcgaaagaccagatgagggtatgcgaaaccacttgaagccactttacatcagggcgaagattgagaatgttggtattaataaagtcttagttgatggaggagcagcagtgaatctaatgcctcaatatatgctgaaaagaattggtatgttcgatacagatataaggccacataacatggtcttatctaattatgaaggcaaaataggacaaacactgggagttgttcaagtcaatttgacagtaggctcagttacgaggccaaccatgtttatggttataccagcaaaagcaaactacaaccttttgcttggtagagaatggattcatggtgtagcagctgtaccctcaacaatgcatcagagggtgacgatttggagagaagatggtatagtggagaatatcgaaggtgatcagagttactacatggctgaagtcaaccaggtaaatagaaccaacttcgataggaacctggcaaacataggtccttgtcatgctgctgaagagatgtatgctccaaatagaaatgcattgtactatttgactttgcatccaaatggattccaatgggatagagagatcatggatggtccaccagatccagcaccattggagaattatcagacagtacggccaacaggctgggatgatgacggtaataatgtctgagtctgtgttcttcgaaaagatttcggcctatgtggccgagaacaaaagaaaggcggctctcgaagccgaactatcaagtacaaagatagatacagttccaatcaaggaaggaacaacagaattggagatacgtacgagtttcgaattccctgaagacacggctccagttgaagagatcataagagaagaaccaagtcagaggttagatgcaatatacgacgaagaacctttgggattcgagaaagacccaatggcgtcgaacataaagatgttggcccaagatcctcttgaagaagtaaatcttggagacaatgatcaaaagagaataacatacatcagcgcgaaactagagcctgagttgaaagcaacgatcatcaaaatgttgaaagacaacagagattgttttgcttgggattatgatgagatgcctggtctcggaagagacttagtcgaattgaaattaccaataaaagaagggaagaagccaataaagcaaactcccagaagattcgcgccagagattcactcgaagattaagacagaagtcgaaagactcttgcgttgcaaatttatccgaactacaaggtatgtcgagtggattgctaatatagtacctgtaattaaaaagaatggctcattaagagtatgcatagactttcgtgaccttaatgcagctactcctaaagatgagtatcctatgcctgtagcagaaatgctagtagactcagccgcaggttttgagtatttgagcatgttagatggatattcaggatacaatcaaatttttatagcagaagatgatgtatccaagacagcatttcgttgcccaggagcaataggcacttacgaatggattgtgatgccttttggtctgaaaaacgctggggcaacttatcaaagagcaatgaattctatatttcatgactttatagaaacattcatgcaagtgtatatagatgacatcgtggtaaaatctacctcgggtatgagtcatctcgatcatctaagccaatcattcgaaagaatgaggaaatatggcttgaagatgaatccccttaaatgtgctttctttgtgcaggcaggtgatttcttgggtttcgtagtccacaaaaaagggatagaaatcaaccaaaacaagacaaaagccattatggaaaccaagtctccatccacgaagaaagaattgcagtctttattgggtaagataaatttcttgagaagatttatctctaacttaagtggacgcacccaagctttctcgcccctattacggcttaagcaaggaaagttcgaatggagtgcagaacatcaagaagctttcgatcaaataaagcaatacttgacgtgtccaccaattctcattcccccgaatgggaagaagcacatgcgcctgtatatctcagcatcagataaaacaataggcagcatgttagcccaagaagatgagaacggcatcgaaagagccatttattacttaagtagagtactcaatgatgcagagactagatatactgatatagaaaaactctgcctttgtttgtatttctcttgtatcaaacttaagtattatataaagccagttgacgtctacgtttcatctcattgtgatgttattaaacacatgttatctaagccaatactacacagtcggattggcaagtgggctttagcccttactgaatattcattaatatttcagcctctcaaggcaatgaaaggtcaaattgtgtcagatttcattgttgaccatgcggtggttgagaatcatcagcattatgtggatttgaaaccttggaagttatatttcgatggttcaacacatagagagggtactggtgttggaatattgataatttctcctgatggaattccaacaaagctcaagtataaaattgaaggtccattatgctccaataatgaagctgaatatgaagcattgattgctggacttgaggctttgttagaattgggggcaaccagagtcgaaattaaaggagactccgaattggtcatcaagcaattgacaaaagagtacaagtgtatcaaagagaatttgatcatgtattttgttattgcaaataggctactcaagaaatttgaatatgtggaattaaaacacgtatcaagagtgaataaccaggaagcaaacgacttggcacaattagcctcaggatataaagtatcaaaagaaaagttggaagaattgattgaagtaagaggaagagcaatgtttactaaactttcgccaagtgatctggagaactcacgattgggttatgccaacaaagaacaattcgaggtactgaatatagattcattaacagacacagattggaggagtccaattattaactatctgaaaaatccttcgacggatacagacagaaaaatcaagtatagagccctgtcatattatctgatgggaaatgaattgttcaagaaaactcctgaaggggtattgttaaaatgcttgggagaagcagaagcatacttggctctgtcgaacgtacatagtggggcatgtggtgcacatcaagcagggcacaaaatgaaatggcttttgtttcgatatgggatgtattggccttcgatgttaaaagattgcatagaatttgcaaaagggtgccaagaatgccaagaacacgcaggtatccaacacgccccagcaaacgaactaagtacgatagtaaaaccatggccttttaggggatgggcactagatttgattggagaaattcaccccaagtcctctaaaggtcaaagatacattttggtgggaatagactatttcacaaaatgggtcgaagcaataccgctggcaaatgtggatcaagaggctgtgattgagtttattcaaaaacatattatatataggtttggaatcccagaaagcataacaacggatcagggatcagtctttactggacgaaaaatgcaagactttgccagagaaataggtttcaagttatttacttctacaccttattatgctcaagcaaatggccaggttgaagcagcaaataaagtaataattggccttattaagaaacatgtaggaaagaaacccaagaattggcataagactttagatcaggcactttgggcttgtcgaacatctccaaaagaagccacaaatacaactccttttcagttaacgtttggacatgacgcagtacttccaattgagatatgtttgcaatcagtaagaatacaaaggcaagcagacattcctcccaacgtatactgggaattaatgatgaacgagttagtagatttggacgaagacaggcttcgagcattggaaatgataaagaggcaaaaggaaagagtgtccagagcatataacaaaaaggtgaaaggtaaaacttttgttaataatgatctagtttggaaagttattctacctatagatcgaaagaatcaggcacttggtaaatggtccccacattgggaaggaccctttcgaatcttaaaagtattctcgaacaatgcctacgaaattgaagagttagcagaagatcgcaggatcttaagagtgaacgggaaatacttgaagagatataaacctagcatgcatgaagtaaagattgcaaagacgtagacactcaaagtactacgaaaagccaaaatggtcaggcatgtgtcaaaatatacttcacattgatcaaaatggctttagaatcagaaagaattatggaaagaaaaatcaaaacaccaaaatattcttttcattgcaagcatggaaatacatttcattacaaaaagatccagaaataggatctgagattacaaaaagagaggaaggcatagacatataaaaagattaaacctagacTCGCTAGTTAATTCTGGCGTCTAGACTGTCCAGAGATAGCACAGGaacaggttcagcttcgaacatgtccctagccccagaatcacgcattcttctcactacgcctttcttgagaaaaatgtaactaaggagtctcccgtatggaagacaagttacactttctcgacggtccacgccgatagcaacagctttgacaagacctttgaagatcatcaaaggtatgttaatctttcttccccgaataccacagagaataaactccagatcttcaaccatgatgttattctcatcaatcacccgaggttgaaagttgcctacgagcatttggtgccaaatcctgatggtttgtgcgctgtagcgatcactatccatgagtgttctcaacatgatatgagtagtcatgctgagaacattatcatcaaaagttgctccggtgttattgcatcttatgagattggcaatagtggtgggggtaatgctaaggtgagcatgtcgaacggatgaatcaatggtggctctaccttcagggtccatgcgtaaagacgcattcatccaaaactctgccaccatattagggtagatggcaccctccaggacttcctcaaagtagaagttcagttcctgattagcaaagagattttcaatgttaatgaaatgacgaaggagttcatcctcatcaagtctgaactcacccttgatgagagctttgagatcgttaaaggaaagaattccagccatttcagggaaaaatggtgtttgagaggaaagagttgtgttttctcttttttctgtgttttggtttggggaagaaatacttgaatgaagaaataaaagtgatatggaaccctttatatagaaggagaatactgaaggttggttttacatttttaatgagtgattagactgcggttcgtttttcaaagtaagaagttatggcctccgccgtttcccgcccttggaagttgaaaagtaatcattaaactgatgcacgcacgtctgaaaaccgacgttttggagaaagtgacgtcacttttaataatgattatggctagaagaagtggaaacgtcaagtctagaggcaagagtgctgcgaaggatgttcaggttctacatgttgtatttaataaaagcactgtaggaaatctaaagatatatttggcagaaaattgaaagatttgttaaaattagtgcaagcaaatattatagatagaaatgggagtcaggcgtacaaatattatatgtctcgattacaaaataaaaatccaacaaatgaaacaagattgaagacatctagctaaagtcctcagggagatcccttttgatcttcagatattgagtttcccatgaggacattcgaagttcaattagtgccctttgtttcttcaacttttcgatctctggcactaacttctgtgcagtctcgaaatgtttgattcctgactgcaccacttcgagcaaatcttgttggttagattcttggagggctgcttggctactttcagcttcctttatcttgccctcgagcatttttatttcttgtttccaggagctgattttcttctcatattcatcaatggctttttgattcgccgaatgtttaagcttgagggcttcaccttgttttgtggcttccacagcagaattccatgaagagtcatgagaggccactaTCTCAGATAATTCTTTCTCGacgttttgctttcgaagaatgtcagcttggagttgttcaaggagagagcctagcagaacaatcatctctgagacttctggggaaacttgaagcaaatctactttctttaaaagttgatttaagttgtagcttttaacagggtcccggttgagaacatctacaagattgaccccaaagaatctctcttttatctgtcgaagaagattaggagtatcttcctt encodes:
- the LOC131643785 gene encoding uncharacterized protein LOC131643785, with the protein product MIILASFETDTSQARTHVLSPVFEDVRPIATILPNEPIEESQSTDESPPTHQGKDLEEDHPFSGSDNVNQQSHGNEDSASEKDAMEEISQPEKPISQGTSTPDVKTIPETTSTPAPTKPTPSELEQLKQTDPLGFLRAIMNVNTSSLSEPDVSPAVTADSSDKEDTPNLLRQIKERFFGVNLVDVLNRDPVKSYNLNQLLKKVDLLQVSPEVSEMIVLLGSLLEQLQADILRKQNVEKELSEIVASHDSSWNSAVEATKQGEALKLKHSANQKAIDEYEKKISSWKQEIKMLEGKIKEAESSQAALQESNQQDLLEVVQSGIKHFETAQKLVPEIEKLKKQRALIELRMSSWETQYLKIKRDLPEDFS